Genomic DNA from Procambarus clarkii isolate CNS0578487 chromosome 34, FALCON_Pclarkii_2.0, whole genome shotgun sequence:
aaaagggccaccacttacgggctattcatgcccgtgccaccttttgggtggcttaatcttcatcaatcaatcaatcttgaagGCTTCTTTCCAGTTCCTTGTAGATTTTATACCAGTCAGAACAATGAGTAAGGGCTCTTAGTATAATTGCGTTTATTACACTATTCTTATATCTGTCTGACCATTCATACACATTCCAGTGTTGGTGGGTTTAGTATAATCTGTGGTGAAAGTTgtcttataaataaataataaataaatgtttattcagccaaggtacatacatacaagagattttacaaaaattgatggatttatagatagagctagtacatacaatgcctaaagtcactattacgcaaagcgtttcgggcaggtgtcTTGGTCTTAGACCAAGGTCTTAGTCCTTAGTCTTCGGGGTCTTAGGTCCTCACGTAGACATGGAGGAAAGAGAGTGTACCATCGATGCCTATAGTTCATGGGTAAAGTTAAGCACTGAGTTGCGGATAAGTTGATCCTTTAATCGCGACAATTCCAGGAGGGTTTTCACACATACGTATATATTATCGATATATCTGCAGTAGATGCGAAGTTTCCCTGTGGTATTGAAGGTTTTCTAGTGTTCATAATTAGAGTAACCATGgggttttatttatatttttaatacaacaaaaaattaattattataatGTTTCGATTATTTCTGAGTGGGCCCAAAAATTTATTCCCCTAAATAAATGCACATTATtatcattatgcaccccatacccatcttgtgggcggtagtggaaagggttactgagcccattatgtgcctctgtaaccctttccactaccgcccacaagatgggcatggggtgcataataaatgaactaaactaactaactatgaTTGACTAAATCTAGACCTTTCAGGCGAGATCAGATGTGAACGCCAGCTGGCGCACAAGTACAAGTGCGCCCAAAATTAACACATAAGACACGTAGAGACAGGCGTGTAGCTTCTGACTTTGTTTTTATTAATAAATATTACATGTTAAGCGTTTCCTCTTAAAacctattattatatattagtacaACAATCACACAGTAAATGTAATAGGAGTCTACCCAAAAACTGGCCACAGTCAAGTGTTTTGTGCGTTCGACCATGTTTGTGGGCCTTCAGACGCGAAGTGTAaacattcaacccgtcctcgactcaagtccattacactcagcggtcaaccccacagacgcatttataaattttaacatgctgttcattcaaaacgggaatttcctcaagtataaattaatattataatatattagcatattgtgtatatataggcataggataggttaggtgtttaggttctgttggcaattatttgtatttatagtacgtgggtgaagcatttacaacgttgtgattcgaaccaaattcgtcagtgaagcacttgttccggatatgttcgaacgtcagcagttgtgagtcgtgtgtaaaccgctttccaTTCAtatacagggggtttggcgggtggatggaatcacttttggatctttgtttggaggacgggctgtgagtgaTGTGATGGCTTCTGAATCCTGGCTTCATAAGAACGTCCGCCAAtgtttcagcccgtcctccaaacaaagacccaaaagtgattccatccacccgccaaaccccctttttatgaatgaagagcggtttacacacgactcacaactgctgacgttcgaacatatccggaacaagtgcttcactgacgaatttggttcgaatcacaacgctgtaaatgcttcacccacgtactataaatacaaataattgccaacagaacctaaacacctaacctatcctatgcctatatatacacaatatgctaatatattataatattaatttatacttgaggaaattcccgttttgaatgaacagcatgttaaaatttatgaatgcgtctgtggggttgaccgctgaatgtaatggacttgagtcgaggacgggttgtcacTCAACTTCAttcaataactatatgcctgttaactaGAAGATTTTAACTGTTAATAGTCTTATATTGGGGTTTTAATACTAAGTATaaccattttattttttatttatttatatatccaagagttcttacattctaaattacaaaaaaatatataggGGATGAGTACCACCTCTGATTGCGTTTGTAGGGACTCTCTACctcagtttagttcatttattatgcaccctatacccatcttatgggcggtagtggaaagggttacagaggcacataatgggctcagggactgaaccccacaattcatttagctaagcaagttacaatcttgatgagctagttacaaaattcagtataagtcgtcacatcatcaatgggttcaagatcgaccacaagtacagtttctaaattaagtgtccaaccgtttctgtcctgcGACCGGGTGATTTAACCTCGATCCCTTGACTGTTAACCATAGACGTAAAATACGGACGGGCTACATTTTACTCTGGCAAAATATATATCATCTCATATAAGTACTCATAATAACATAACTATAATATTCTTCAATGAAATGGGGCCGAAATGAACCGGCTCCATTTAATTTGTATGAAATCAATCGTCGGGAAGGATCAAATAAAGACCCAAGAGGTACAAGAAGTGGACTTGTATGTGGGCGGAGCATAACGTATTGCATTATACACCTGACGTGCCCGTAGTCAGTTATGCAATGTGAGGCAAGTATGTGGTGGGGCGGGTGGGCTCACCTCACTGACCTCAGCCCCAGTCTCCGAGCgatattttatttattcatttatttatttatatacaagaaggtacattgggggttaacagagaacatagaaattaatTAATAACACTTTAATGCGCGCGGTCCCCGTGAAAAAATAGCGCATTGTGCGCAAGGCGTTTTGGGCTCTTAAGCGTAAACACCAAACAGTGTgtaatcttttcactctcctgacaccaattcgcgagctacgtatttcattttggtatcaatgtgttggcaataaaattttctacaagatcatatgtataaaatgtaaccaaagcattaGCTATTCCACAACGAAATAAATAATAACGTAGATCACTCGCCGTacgcccaaacagcaacaaaatgttcatactcttttgtttgttgtcagctccacattagtcctacagcgttgaattttatatcactgaactcgtaataaaattctctacacagacatatgcatataaatgtagaattatGATCGCGGCCtacacaagagtgtgtgaagtgggcgattaccctcgttgtgtcaccaactcaatagtctctcctctaagttacaatacaatgccgttttctcaaataggccatgtgcctattagagaaaacgaaaatttaatggcaaacattttcatacaaaccccaagtcgatcgaataagaattggattttatatgtttttttttagatCGCCCGGCTATTTACGACGCGGGGGCAGAACCCGCATAAGCAAACCCGGCGGATATGTACGACGCGGTCCCCTTAAAGTGAAGTTgatttaacattcttgtaaagccacgagcacgcatagcgtttcatatTAAAACCTGTCTCACCTTATCTAACTTGTCCTAACCCGAACAAATTTATCCTAACCCAGCAAAGCTTATCACCTCCTAATCTAAGTGTATATATTCTAACAGATTATTATATACAGTTTTATCTTACAGAAAAAAAATGAGGTGCGTCGAATCGTCTTGGCCTATACCCCGTCAGCAACATTGACACGGGTTCGAGTCTTGAGCAGAGggggacgatttttttttttttttttttttagttttgacACCTATAACATATAATTTCATTTGTTTCTTATGGGTTCCCAAATGCAACCTGTGGATACAATCGAGAATAGAAAGATCATAAAAGGTACAAAAAAAATTTAGTCCCTACATCCCCAGCGGTACGTCCCTACAGATGCTCAAAGACATACTTTTACTAAGGTCGACTCGAGATAATCTGGATGCTGGGACAACTAACACCATATTTGACAAGTTTTCCTAATTCTCAAAACTAAATATAGCATGATCACATGAAAATCATTATTTACTTTACTAGAAAGTCATAGCTTCAAATACGTATTTGAATGGCTATCCTATCGGCTGGGGTTGGTGGCGCAACCCTGTAATCCGGCGACTCGGAGGCCTGGGCCAGTGGACGGCTTGAGGCGAGGGGCACTGGTGCGGGACTCCCCATGTTGAGTGGGCGTCCGCACTAAGCTCGGCATCAATATGGCCACCCTTGGGCAGCCAGGGGCGTCCAGGTTGACTAAGGAGGTGTGAACCGGGCCAGGGGGGAAACCCAGCAGCCAAAAGCACCCGTGTCGAGCAGTAGTGGGATCGCGTCCGTGAGTGGGCGGCCCGTAGCAGCCTTACCAATACAGGCGAACCTGGTCCTTTTTAAGGTTTCTTTAAATTAGttcatttaaatttaaaattagtTAATGAATTAGTTAAATTAGAACTTTAAATTAGTTCATCCAGGTCAACTGAAATTGAAATTACCTTATTATTAGCTGACCAGATCCCAAGAGTAGCTGGGACCACACAGGTGGTGTGACCACATAGTATCTTGCCTCCAAGctttgtaataagttttacaaagctATTATAAATCAAAAGGCCAATATAACTCTTATAAATCAAAAGGCCAATATAACTCTTATAAATCAAAAGGCCAATAAAGCTATTATTAAGCTATTATTAAAGAATAGCCTCCAAACAGTAGTCTGAGTCCAGCCTGAGGCAGAGACAAGCTCAGTGATGTTGGAACCACCAAGGTAATAATGGAAATTTTAATTACAATAATTGTATATAGTAAAGTACAAATAGTACCATTAATTTAGCTTATACGTTTCAATAAAGTTCTTGAGCCACTTGAACTCCAGAGGGTCACTTCATGCAGATTAGTTTGATTCTCAATATTACAAATGATTGGGCAGAGTTTGTTCATTCCTTCCTGTCCTAAtatccttccatgtgctatataatgTATAATCTATACATAGCAGGAAACATATCTATACTATGACTATAATCCATGTGCCAtataatgacaagcttaataatgTGATAATTCCCTTCTCTTTTAAGTATAGTAGTATAGTATAGGTTGAGCAGTTTTTTCCTGTACAGTATTAGGTAGGGTTTTGTATACTGTATTGGGATCCTACATTTGCATAGATTTAGTTAGGACCTGGGAATATTCTGaatattcattattattatacattatacattcatttttacataCCAatgatttgtaaaaaaaaatacagcatTAAAGCTCAATATATTTATTAAGTTAGTACTGTACAcctttcaatatatatatttttaatcagGTATCATCGTGAGTCACATTATTGTTTATTTCATTTTTAAGGTAACTTATTCCAGGTCTTGTGTAAAGCCACACTGTATTGATACCATCCCCAAAGGTAACAACTGGTTTCCACGATGGAAGAGGAAAGCGACAAGCAATAACGCAGCCATCTGGTTGTAGCTCTTGCACCAACTTGGATTCCAGGGCAGGCATCTGGAAGAATTAGCTAAATGTAAAGATTACAGTATAATTGCTAATAAGATTATGGTCACTTTTCAAAACTCCGACACTAATGATAATTATTATGTTCCATGACTTTTGCATTTGATTTCCTTACAGAAGCTCCACCTTGATGGCATCAAAGACTATAAAAATCTAGCCAAAGAGGATCTGGCATAGGAAAGGAGATTTTACATGACATGATCTTATGTCAAGATCTTTACTTTTCCTCCTACATACTTTTTGCCAATCCCCATTCTCTTTACAAGGCTCACCTTGTTAATTGTATATAGTAAACTAGTGAGCTCACAAGGCTCAAAGGCAAGGAAGTTGACAAATTGGTATGGCAGAAGGATATGGTAAACACCAGGTAAAAAGTAAGAGAGGCAGGAGGAATAATTACatatacaatacagtactgtacataaaaTATCTAATATGTATAAAGGAGAGGAGTTATATAGTATTTGAAAACACATATCCTGAACTTGAATATGAAACTACAGTGTTATATTGTACTAACCATCTCTTCAACCCCAAAGATAACAACATTTTGGTATTGCTTGAGGTTTAATTTCCACAAATCTTGTGCGATAAAAGACGCTGAAGATGAAACTCCACTTCTCCAAGCTGCCCAACGAGAGTACCAAACCAACCAAGGATTTAATTCTACTCCCACACCTTTCAATTTTACTTCACGTGCAGCAGCAaccacctaaaaaaaaaaaagtaggccTGTTACTACATCATTAAATTTCATGACCACAACAAATGCTTCAAAAACTAATCACCCTCTCTCAACAGAGCATATCTCTGGTCACCACCTAGCACCTTTAATGACCTTTAATGATAATTTCTGATACCAACCTATGATTTCAGGGTCAGTTAGAAACAGTTCCTGTTGTAACTATGATATAAATGTCACCTACCTGACTGCCACAATCTTTGTTCAGAGAAGAAAGCAGATCTTACTTTATGGTAGCATTGAATGCATTAGCTAACAAAAAaccataatacagtactgtaccataaaataatgtttttttctgtatttttaatactgtatgtactgtacttacattatttataattaattttCATGCAGAATACTTATTTTTTTTATGAAaccttaaaatatatatttcagTAAATAGAATATGACTCTGTGGAAAAAATTAGAATAGTAACCAAATATCACTATAACGAATTGTAGTTAAAATATTTGCACACATACTTACAATTcgtccatcaccactcccaagatCAACTAAGCTCCCCGAGCGACCTCTCAGGGCTTTCAAAACATTATTGACTTGCTCATTGGTTGCTGGAACATAAGGTAGGCAAACCTATGCAAGGAGAGTCAAAGaattaatatactgtacagtacaaatgaATAATAAAGTTTAATATTAGAAATTCTAAATGTTCATGAAGCTCTCTCATGTGTCCACTCGGTAATCATTCTCAAAGTTTGGGCAAGTTCCTAGTCTCATTTCATGGATGTTTTATTAATCGCAATTGACTGGGAAACAACCAAGGGACCTTAGCTCAGAAATACGGTGTAGTGTGGTTATGAGAACCCCTTGCAAATCAGTTCCTCAGTTGCTTTTATTCCCTTCCTCTTTGTCCCTTCTTGAGCATGCTTTGGTGGCCCAGACAATGTGAAGTTTCTGGCTCCTCCaaccaggtggtggtgtgtgctgccATCAGGTTGCAATTGGGTTAAGTGCCAATTGCCAAACTAGTAGTTAGTAGAGCATCAATAGAGGTTTATTGATTTACAATTTTGCTTGGAGAGGGGTTTGTCAAGTCTAATGCTCATTCTTTTACATTATATTGAGTTTGTGACTTGGTAATGGCTCAAGCTGATAGTTGGGGAAGGGAGTGTGACAAATATGTGATGAAACTATCTGAAAAAGGTACAGGTGGTGGGTGAACATGCCATTAGAGTCTGGTGGGTGTAAGGTGTCTGTAAAACCAAGTGAACTGCTGGGCCAAGTGAGCAAATGAATGCCCATATTTAGAAAAAGAGTATTTTATGTATTTTCAAGATttgtattaatttaataaatttattataaaattgattCCTTACTCTATTATTTATATGTATAACATAATTTTTGTAGTATTATTGATTATGAATATTATTGATGGTTTCTAAATAACAATACAAGTCCTCCATATCCATAAACTAATTTTCAGACAAGCTTCCTCTTTCTGttgaaattatttttttatttttggtaaAATACTGTATAGATCATTTGTTTTACTagtcacaaaaaaatatcaagttAAATTTACCATTTAGATAATATATATGAACATACTGTAATATGAAAAATATATGAACATTTATGATGCACATTTTGAGATTAGACTAAATGAAAATTTAAGCACATGGTTCTTGCTCTTTCATTTGCCCTATAAAAAATCCACAAGATTAAATAATTTACCTTCCTAAGTGCTGGAGTTACGAATGGTGCAGCAATGACACTCAGGGCAACTGCAGCTCCGCCTGTAAGGCCCACCAAAACTAAACCTAATTTACGCCCTCTCTTGCTGTTGCTTCTGTCAGACTCCCTAGCAAAGAGAGAAATTTGTTAAAACATATAAACTATAAATGAGCAAAAACAGTCTTACATATTAGTGTCCACGTatcacgaacaaatccacaagggccgtgacgaggattcgaacctcgtgATAATGTGATACATAATATGATATGTATCACATTAGCTACTATAGTCATTCTTTAAAACTAATTTTATCTTGAGGGGCtgttttaattttttgtttatttccAAGTTTTTGTACTGCCTTATTTCATATCCAGGTCTTCCATACCTGCTATGAAGTATTTAGAAAATCTGATATACTATAACTAATAATCTGAAAACCCAATTAAAGGGGATAAATTATTAATCCTGTTTTGAATCCTGTACAGTAATGTATATGAACTAtaacaataattattattatcttaGCTCATATACACtacattacagtactgtgtacTCTATAGTGAACAATTTGAAATTATTTTTGCGCAAACTCTGCTAAACTGGGATAACCTTGCATGTTATCCTGGATAAACCCTATGATGATAACCATTCTAGTGCCTTCAGTGCCTGCTCAGTCGTGCACTGAATAAATAATTATGAAAAGAAAGCCCCAATGCTTGAAAGACTTATTTAGCTGTAGATGGCTAAATTACAGCTGGGGTTTGTTGATGTTTCGTTTGTTTAGGAATTCTGATTTTATACTGGGGCTGGGGCAGTGTCGACATGAGTAACACTAAGCACTCGACCCATGGGACAATGCTTGTTGCTGGCTGGAGTTGCTCAAACCTACTTTACACAGGATCTTGGGCATGAATGAATGAGAATATGGGATGGGGCGCTTGGCTGGATGCTTTCTAAtgtattatttaaaattttatttatttttatttatttatttatttatttatgcatatacaagaatgtacataaggaatgtgaggatacaaatatggtaattacagtcttgtaaagccactagcacgcgcagcgtttcgggcaggtccttaatctaagaaaattttaaggaggtaaatacttgcaaaattatagacaaaaaatgataacagattgcatgaaatgaaaaaaaagatgagagaaaattgtaggtacagtatattaaagcacataggtagctgagattgattgcaatgacagcttgaatggtagttgacaaaaaaaaaattggtaggcataatacagcagaaacaatataagattggttgcaatgacagcttgaatggtagttgacaaaaattggtagtcacaatacagcatatggctagcacataaaagaagacagcaatgaacacaatgataaggttgtttgaaattacataaaaattaggagattgggtaacactaggtacagagcaattgCCTAATAAATGCCTAATTGCCTAATAAATGTGTGATGTATATATAGTACAGTTTATTGATGTATATATAGTACAGTTTATTGATGTATATATAGTacagtttatataatatcaatttCTCTTATTTTCATTAGATAGGTTAAGTTTGCTTAAAGCATAGCCATGATGTAGAACAATTAGATTCAGGGGCCATTTTTTGCACCCTAATTTTATAAATCAGCACACACTAACTTATTGAATTTTGCAGTAAATTTATGGCATATGATAATTATGCAATAATTatgcatatacagtatacataagaTATTAAATATAAGCACTAAATAGCCCATCCTAGCCTAACAAAACTAATGATCAAATGAGACTTTTACACatttgttttaaaaaaaaaattatcgcaAAATATAACGCATTTCGCgaacgctttggcctgggttcatatcctggcttggggaggattgactgtgcaccaatccttaactgtagcctctgttcacccagcagtgaatgggtacttggttgttaaactatttggtgggtcgtattctgggaaaaattaggattaaggacctgcttgaAATGCTACAAGAGCTAGTGGCTTTaaaagaatataagaactcttgtgtattatatatatatagtaaaatgcacactaccttagcTTCTGAACCCATTCTGTGCTTTCATAAACCTTTCAACACAGCCTGCTGGATGgctatgacatacatattaactaTACCAAACAAAATAAACACGACCTGATAACAATTTACAAGCACTAATAAACTGTTTAAATACTGTAATTAAAACAGTACATTAAGGGATACAGTGATCCACTAGCCAGAGGCAGGTTACCTTGCAGAAATTGTCATTTTCCCTTTCAGCTgaacttattattattccctggcATTTTCTTTCAAGGAAAAAGGGGAAACCTACTGAAATTGCTCGGGTAATTCCATTTAAAAGGCGTAGTGGCGACCGGGAACAGTAGAACGGGACTTTTAAAGAACTTTATGTCCCATTGACAAAGTTCTATGGAGGGGTGAACCGGGCAAGTTGGGTGGGTACCCAGCAGCCAAAAGTATCGGTCTCTACCGCAGTTGTGGGAGGGCACCCGTGAGTAGAGCTTTTAGCCGCCTTACCAATGAATACCacattaaatattataattatcacTTGCTACGGACGACGGAGCACGCCCATGTATTTCTACCAGTTCGGACACAAAATTTGTACGCTTCGTATATAAATAATTGGTCAATATTAAAACCCCATTATAATGATCTTAATTAACAGTTAAATTCTTTAACTTGGCAAGCAtgtatttattaaattaatttcagtgatatatatatatgtatataatccgAGGTTTATAAAAGCAACGCAGGCCAGCGTCAACACAACCCAACCCAGCGTCTACAAACATGATCGAACGCACACAGCTCTGGACCAAacaatacaaaatacaaatacaaatatttattcaggtaaagtacatacatacaaggtaagatacaaaagttaatggatttatagatagagctagtacatacaatgcctaaagccacaatTACACAAAGCGGTTCGGACAATATATATTAAAGATAAAAATCATTTATGCagttgttgttttaaattcagctagTGAGAACaagaagttgcaagtagcacgggctatggtgagcccttagtgcacttacctggcacaggagcggggctgtaactttgaAACTACATATATTTTGGGCACTAttatacttgtgcgctagcttgcgttcacaactgttctagaATTAATCAAAACTTTAATTTACGTTAAAacgataaataaaaaatatatcaataaacacTATTTTATATACCGATTAAAATCTGAAAATGGGTTGGTCATGACctcgaattattattattattgataatgATAATgttattcaaaagaatgtgtgtacaaagaacatactcatactaatgaagccactattatgcaaagcgtttcgggcaattattattattattattattattattgttattattattattattattattattattattattattattattattattattattattattattattaattattattattattaattattattaattattattattattaattattattattattattattattattattattaattattattattatataatataaatatttatctatttatttttTATGTCGAACGAAACAGAATGGgcattatttttgtttatctaacTATAGAGTAAAATGTAAAGTAGAAGCGTAAATCAAACGCGTCCAATACGCAAATCTTCATGAGTACGGTGGATCAGCTTACCAGTGCCGGACTTTATGGAGCTTCTCCCCTCACTCGGCCTGACACCTGAGCAGTATTTAAGGCCCGGGGCTCTTGCAATATTACTACGTGCTcagcatagcccgtgctacttggaactttttgttctgagtagctgaatcaacAACAACATTGCAACcgcaccaggtaagtccactatgggcttaccatagcccgtgctacttggaactttttgctctgagtagctgaacctaaaacaacaacatgcaACCTCATCACCTCAGGCACAACCCTCAGTCAAAGCGCTCAGCAGTGAACGTACCCAGTCCACCAGGGCATCGGTTGTCTCTCGGGCAGACTGTTCTAGTTGCAGCTTCTGTCCTTACCACCGTCCATGGACTGTTCCCAGCTACAACAGAAGACAGGGGCAACCCCGTGTCGAGGACTTCCCTCCGGCTCTGGTCACCCTTCTTCTTTCATCGTTGTGCTTGCTGCCGAGGTATTGTTTctacttgatagtaggtgcagtttgcatgaagggtttgtcctcccgatgactgctggTATTGTTTCACACGGCGCGGGTATTAAT
This window encodes:
- the LOC123762094 gene encoding ATP synthase subunit C lysine N-methyltransferase isoform X3, producing MPWWTGESDRSNSKRGRKLGLVLVGLTGGAAVALSVIAAPFVTPALRKVCLPYVPATNEQVNNVLKALRGRSGSLVDLGSGDGRIVVAAAREVKLKGVGVELNPWLVWYSRWAAWRSGVSSSASFIAQDLWKLNLKQYQNVVIFGVEEMMPALESKLVQELQPDGCVIACRFPLPSWKPVVTFGDGINTVWLYTRPGISYLKNEINNNVTHDDT
- the LOC123762094 gene encoding ATP synthase subunit C lysine N-methyltransferase isoform X1, whose protein sequence is MELPEQFQESDRSNSKRGRKLGLVLVGLTGGAAVALSVIAAPFVTPALRKVCLPYVPATNEQVNNVLKALRGRSGSLVDLGSGDGRIVVAAAREVKLKGVGVELNPWLVWYSRWAAWRSGVSSSASFIAQDLWKLNLKQYQNVVIFGVEEMMPALESKLVQELQPDGCVIACRFPLPSWKPVVTFGDGINTVWLYTRPGISYLKNEINNNVTHDDT
- the LOC123762094 gene encoding ATP synthase subunit C lysine N-methyltransferase isoform X2; the encoded protein is MTISARESDRSNSKRGRKLGLVLVGLTGGAAVALSVIAAPFVTPALRKVCLPYVPATNEQVNNVLKALRGRSGSLVDLGSGDGRIVVAAAREVKLKGVGVELNPWLVWYSRWAAWRSGVSSSASFIAQDLWKLNLKQYQNVVIFGVEEMMPALESKLVQELQPDGCVIACRFPLPSWKPVVTFGDGINTVWLYTRPGISYLKNEINNNVTHDDT